In Paludibacter propionicigenes WB4, the genomic window GGATTGTTGTACCCTATTTCTAAGCGGTATGTAGTCTGAGCACTGGTAGTGCAAACTACAGCAAGTAAGGCGATAATAAAGATTGATTTTAATGCAGATTTCATGTTATTGGAGATAAAAAAATGCGTAATTTTTTGTGATGACAAAGATAGATTTTTTTAATGGTAACTGCATTATTTGAAGAGCAACTTACTGTATATATTATCTGTTTTTAACTGACGAGCGCTGTGTTGTTAACTTGTTTTCAGGATTTGAGCTTTAGTTTTCATCGAATTAGTCTTAATTTATCAATCGCAAAGCTTGGAAGCAAGATGCAAAAAAGAGCTTTCCTTATTGGGAAGGCTCTTTTAGTTCTGTTTTAATGATTTCTTAGCGAGCTGTGTAATTTGCCAAATCTTTCAATTGATTTGGGGTACATAATTCAGCTTGGTTAGCTTTGTTTAAACCTATTTTGCATACAATATGAAAATCCAGATCAATCCATTCGCTCACCTTTATTAAGCCCATCATTTCAACGGGAGGAACCAGTCCGAAGTCACGGATACTTATGTTTTTACGACCATTTAGGAAATAATTCTCTCCATCGCTGTCAGCCGAAATTGGAAAGCAATACTGCTTAGTAATGCCGGTAATGGTAATGTTTGCATAAGCATTTCCTTTGGTTAATTTTGATTTCTCGGCATTTTGGTTTAAATCAATATAATTGAGTTGAACCTGAATATACGGATAAGATTTGTGCTTAATAAGTTTCAAAAAATCTCTCAAAGCCATTTTATTGTTTGAAGTAAAGTCTTTTACTGCAATCGACATTTGAGTTTGGCTTAAAAGTATTCTGTTTTGATTTTGTGTGGCGGTAATGAGAAAATTCTTTTTAGGAAGCATATCTCCCGGAAAAAGAAGCTTGAACGAGACAATATTCGTTGATCCGGTAATCGTCACTGAGCTACTTTTTTGTAAATCCACTGACACGAGGGATTGAGCCAGCAGTGGTTGACTTAAAAAAAGGATAAACCCAATTATACCGATATGCCTTTTCATATAATCGTTTAATTTTTAAAATGGAGTTAAGCCAGCCGGGATAACTCCTGGCTGGCTTAGGAAAATTCAAACTGGGTTTTTAGAAAGAGATTACAGCTTCAGCGCTCAACCCGTGAAACTCATAACCATTCAAAATGTAGTTTACGTTAGGAACGTTTTTAAATTTTTGGTTAGCATATTCAACTTTCGCCATAATGTTTTTAGTAACATACCAACCGCCACTGATTGCTAAGCGGTTTATGTCTACGTTGTAAGCAGGAACTGCCATAAGAGTTGTAGTAGAATTAGCTGCACCAGCTGCTGCAGCTACGTCAGCAGAAACTGTGTTGTAACGAGCACCTACGAAGAAATTTTCGGCTTTACCAAAACGTAACACAAGGTCGGTAGCAAATTGATTGGCTTTGCGTTCTAGTTTTTCGGATGGTTTGCGTCCTTTTGCTGACTCAAGAGTAGTGAATGACTCCACTGAAAGCTCATCTGATAAATTATATTTCAAGAACAAGTTACCCATAAATGTTGTCAGCTTATCGGTTAAACTTGGATTAAAACGTCCGTTAAAAGCGGTTCCTGTTCCCGGAGCTGCATTGTACATAATTGCAGAGTAGTTTGAACCTGTACGGTCACCACCAAACAATGTGTTTGATAAAGAACCTGCTGTTGTATAAACCGAACCGGTTAAACGGGCGCGGAATTTTTTGTTTACTTGTTTATCAAAACCCAATTTCAAAAGGAATGAAGGGTTGTGATGTCCGTTAGAATATTTAGTGGCAATTTGTGTAGTATCAATATATGCCAGACTTGGATTCAAATTACCATTGGTTATACCGGCTACTCCGATTAAACCTTTATAGTTAACATCTGCTTCAGCACCAATTTCTGTAGCAAATTCGTCCATGATATAGTTTTCCATAAATGGATTGTAGATTGCATTTCCACCATCAGAACGGCGGAAGTGAGCATCTCCATAGTTGACGTCCATTTGACCAACTTTGATTGAAGTGAATTTCATAATATTGTCCAACAAATCCATTTTGATGAATGGAATCTTATCGAATTGAACATAACCACCTTTTACCCATGTTTCATTGTGGTGTTTTGATGCAAGGTACATTGTTACTTGCAAGGTGATACCATCCGCCAAATAACTGTTGATGTACAAATTTGCCATTGAAAGAGCAAAATTTGGAGAATTTTTAAATAATGCTTCTGTGTTTTTTGTAGGATCCTGATTTGTAACGTCGTTTGAGTTTTTCAAAGCAATATAAGGCATTGCAATTGAAGCGCCGAATTCCACTTTTTTGCCTGTAAACTGAGTGTCAGTTTTAGGAGTTTCAAATACGTTTATGCCGGTCTGATCCGTAGCTCTTAATTGCGCAAACATTGTACTGCTAACTAATAGAGCTGTTGCCACTGTGAGGATTGTTCTTTTCATTGTCTTTAATTTTAGCTGTTTGTAAAGTGATAATTTCTTATGTATTGTCGTTTATTTTGTTAGCAATGCATTTACTTCTGGATCACCTACCATCACAATGCTAAATTTCAATGTTATAGCATCGCCCACTTTCATAATGCCGAGCATAGCGGTTGGCGGTTTCATTTTATAATCAGTCATTTTGATTCCTACGCTTCCGGTAAATTGGAAAGTCCCGGGTTTAAGAGCCTTACCGGTAGTATTAAAAGTTATTTTTTTAGTAACCCCGGCCATTGTCAGATTACCTGTTACAGCCACATCAATATCTTCAGCAGTTGCTTTTTGAATTACTGCATCGGTTAGTTGGAATGTGATTGTTGGATTTTTTTCTGCATTAAAAGCTTCATAGGTTTTTGAGTCCATCAACTTTTCGTTGCTCTTAATAGATTTTACAGGTATATCCACCTTCAACGATTGGACTTTTTTACCGCTAATCACAAGTTCACCCGACATTTGGGTCACCTTGCTTTGAAAGTTATGCACGTTTGTGGTTCCTGAAATAGTCATGGTGGAACTCTGAGGGTTTATCTTCAGTGTTTGAGCTTTCGCTGCACCAGTGAAACCAGCCAATATGCCGCTAACCATTAGCAACATATGAAATTTTGTCAGTTTTGTTTTTAACATGTGGTTGATTATTGTTTTTAAGTTATATATCCTATAGCATTTATAGTATTACGATATAAAAATTTTATTTCATTTTTTTGTTGTGTGCCGTATGTATTCGCATTTTTCGTATCATATTAATGCTATAATATTGGTAGCATTTAACTAGAAAAAATAATTGACAAGTTTAGAACAAGTCAATTAATAATTCAGTTTACAACTTCAGCAATTACTCCATTGCATTCATAATGAGTTTCTTCTATAATTTGCTCAAGATTTTTGCTTCGCAACATTTCAGCAAACTCGTTTTTAAATTCGTTCCAGTAATTGCGCCCTTTACAATCGTGCATGGATCTGTCGCAATATCCCAGATTATTTATGCATTCAATAACTATTATTTGTTCGAATGCTGTGTAGATATCAAGCATTGTAATATCTTTGGGTTCGCGTGTTAATCTGTAGCCGCTACCCCTTCCTTTACTATTGACTATTAGCCCTTTTAGTTTTAGCGATGAAATAATAGGGTCAAGATATTTCAATGATATGTTTTGGTTTTTGGCAATATCTTTTTGGAGCATACCATTGGCATCAGTGGAGCTGGCAATTTCTATCATTGTTCGTAAACCATACCGTATTTTTGTGTTAATTCTCATTTGCTTCAGGTTTGTGATGCAAATTTATATCATAATTTCGCATGCTACCACTTTGGTAGCATTAATTAATGTTTGTTGTATGAAATTAATCTATATTAAATAAATTGGGTCTTTAATGAGGCAAATAATGTGTTCTTTTACATAACAAAGGTTCTTATCATACAATAAGAACCTTTGTTGTTAAGCACCATTCATTTTTGTTCTGCTAGAGTCTTTCTTATTTCTGAGATGTACTTCTGCATTACAATCCATTGGGAGGACTAAATAATAGGTGCCATTTTTAAATTTATAATAGCTTAACAATAAGCTAACATGTTACTCCATCAAATATTCACACCAAGCATTAATTTGAGTCCATATCCAACAAGAAAAGAGAAAGTCGCTACACCTAAACTTATAAAAGTCATTTCGAAAAAACGAGCCTTGAAATTTAAATCTTTGGCCACTGAGATATAATAATTAAAACAGAAAATAATTAATACAGCCGTTGCAAGCGTGATTATCAATGCAATAAATGGACTGGTTAGAAGCAAAAACGGAAGTATCAACAGAATTACGGTAAAAAAGTAAGCTACACCTGTGTAAACAGCCGACTTTTTTGCTTTTTCGTCTCCTTCGGCTTTAGATGATAAATAATCTGACGAAGCCATAGAAAGAGCCGCCGAAATACCTGTTACCAAACCTACGAGTGATATGACTCTGGTATCGCTAAGTGCCAATGTAAACCCGGCCAGTGCTCCTGTAAGTTCAACCAATGCATCGTTTAATCCCAACACTATGGACCCTACATACTTTAGCCCTTCTTCGTCGAGCATATTGAGTAGTTCTTTTTCGTGCCTTTTTTCATCTTCCGATATTTGTTTGGTTTCCGGAAAATCTACAGCCAGATCGTCGTATGTTTTTGATCCTGTTCCCTCTTTTTTTTCCATCAGTTTTAGTACGAACGACAATCCTAGGAAACGCGCCATTGTCACAGTCTTGAATATTTTCCAACCATCGGGCTGTATGTCAACGCCTGTTTTCGATCTCCAGTATTCGGAATGTTTTTTCTCTTCATTGCCTATTCTTCGGAGCACTTCGGCATTATTTTTATCTGTTGCTCTGTCTGCGAGTTGCGTATAGATATGATACTCGGTAATTTCAGCCCGTTGAGCCGATATCGCCATTTTTTGCCATTTTGATTCCATATTGATTGAGTTTACATTATTGACTTTCTGTTTGATAGCACAAAAATAATGAGAATTATTATTTCACCGAAGTTTCTGGCGGAATAATAATTCTATACGCTAATTCACAAAATCTATCACTACAACCAAAAATATAAATGCAGTTCGGGATTGTTTTGTGTAAACCCCATTTTTTAATTACTTTTGAATGTCATATTAAGAAAACAATATCTTTACATAGCTTTATGAATATCAATCAATTCAATAACATATTCTTTATCGGTGTAGCCGGTACCGGTATGAGTGCCATTGCTCAATATCTACGGGGTGTAGGCAAAAATGTAAGTGGTAGCGATCGCTATTTTTTACCTGATACCTATAACGAAACCCGTGAGAAACTGGAAGCAGAGGGCATTCTGTGTTTTTTGCAGGATGGAAGCGGCATTACCGCCCAAACCGATTTGGTGGTAGCGTCTACCGCCATAGAGGATACCGTTTTTGAAGTGCAAAAGGCCAAGGAGCTAAACATTCCCATTCTGCGGCGTTCGGAAGTGCTGGCACTGATAGCTGAAAGCAAGAAAACGATAGCGGTAGGAGGTACTTCGGGAAAGAGCACTACTTCTGCTATGATTTTTGATATCATGCAATATGCTGGACTGGAACCTAGTATCATAAGCGGTGCCGGGCTGACCAGCATTATCCGCGAAGGAAAAATAGGAAATGCCAAAGTGGGCAAAGGCGAATGGCTGGTGATAGAAGCCGACGAGAGTGATGGCTCTATCGTGCAATATCACCCCGAAATAGGTTTGCTGCTTAATATTGATAAAGATCATCAGGAGATTGATGAGCTGATGGAGATTTTTGGGACTTTCCGCGATAATACGAAAGAGATTTTTATCACCAACCGATCCAATAAACTTGCTGCGAAACTTTCAGTAGCAGCGGCCAATGATTTTGCAACAGCAGCGAGCGAAGGTGCAGGTTACACGGGTACGGACTTTGTGCAGAATGGCTTGCATATTCAGTTTAGTATCAATGGCACTACAATAAAGATGAACACCGTGGGAGCGCATAATATGGAGAACGCGTTGGCGGCACTGGCGGTAGTACACCGCTTGGGAGTGAGCTTTGATACGGCTGCCGAAGCGTTGACACAATACGAAGGAATTTATCGCCGCCACCAGATTATCGGCGAAAAGCATGGTGTGTTGCTAATTGACGACTACGCGCATAATCCGGCTAAATGTGCTGCTTCTATTGCGGCCTGTCAGCCGGTAGCGCCGAAGTTAATCGCATGGTTTCAGCCGCATGGTTATAAACCTACCCGTTTTTTGCGCGATGATTTTGTACACGATATTGCTGCCGTTTTACGCCCTCAGGACGAAATATGGATGAGCGAAATCTTTTATGCAGGTGGTTCGGCTGTGAAAGATATTTCGGCTAATGACCTGATAGAAGACCTGAAAAAGCTTGGCAAAAATGCTTTTTTTGTAGAAAACAGAAACAACCTGACAGAAGCCATAAAACCGCATCTCGAAGCGCAAACGGTTTTACTGCTTATGGGAGCCAGGGATCCTAGCCTGGAAGTATTTGCCAAAGAGGTTTTCGATAAATTGTAGAAGCAATTATTTAATGGTCAACGACTGTAAACCGAAGGATTGTTTTTAATTTTTCCGGGGCTGTCTTTCGGGCATCTTTCAGGTAAATTTCCCGATGTATTTTACTTTTTCGGTTCAATCCGTTGGCTTCGGCATAAGCTTCCATGCGGGCAAAGCTCGCAGGCTCATCGTCGAAACTTCCTGTATGAAGCATTTGCACACAATTGCCTTCGGTAATGGTTTCAAAATTTACGTTCGAGAACAGAGGATGCGGTTTCTTTTTAGCAACGCGTTCAATGACTTCTGCTGCGAACTCGGGTGTGACAAATTCTGGCTGACGAATCATTAGGTTGAAAACCAGTGCATCTTTGTCCAGTATTTCCATTGATTTTGCGCGGGCTTCCTCTTTCAAATCCCATACACCTTCGAGCGGATATATACTGTATTCAAAATATCCATCGGGAGCAAGGCCTTGTCTGGGGGACATTTTTACGCCATACGACAGCGCATATAAAACGCTGATATACTCTCCAAATTCAGGGCTGTTCGGATTTCCTTCACCCCGAATACTGAAAAAATTCATTGCCGGAATGCTTATCTTTTCAGGTTCACCTTTTGGAGCATAAAACTGTTTTTCTGATTTTTTCCAATCGTGTTTCATACATAATAAATAAGAATCCCTAGAGGGGAATATGATATTATAATCATTTTCCCCTCTAGGGATGGGTGTTACATACTTTTTACCGGTATACAAATGTCCAGCACAAATTTATGCTCGGGATGATTTTCAGGGTCGGCATAATAATACTCATACGGATTTCCTTCGCCGGGTTCGTAGCCGCTTTCGGTCATCCACACACACATGGTGTTCCATGCATTTTCAAATTCGGTTACGTCAATCTCGAAATGACCAACGGCATATCGTCCGCCTTTGATAGTTAGTTTAGCAATTTCTCCTTCTACAGCCACCTCTTTATCTACCACCAGACAGGCGCTCTGGCGTACTTTTCCTATTTCTGTCACCGACGGATCGTCGTGATAAACGGTTGCCGTGTGCGAGTCTTTGCCTATCAATCCGCGTGGCCCGGCAAATTGCATTAGTTTGGTATACGCAAGGTGAATCTCATTAAATGCACCAGTGTGCCTACAATAAATAGCCTGCATATCAGGCAATTCTTTTACAATAACATTTGTTTCCATAATAACCATTTGTTTTAAATTTACGGAGCAAAGTTCGTTGTTTAGAGGCACATAGATTTGATTTTTCTTGCTGAGCGGTTGACCATTCTTGCTATAATAAATACCGTCTTTTACTATAATCGGTTGTTCTATTTTTCGGTAAGCGGTGGCACTCATGCCAAAATGCTTTCGGAACGTACGCGCAAACAGAGCCATGCTGCTGAATCCGCAGTCGAATACAATATCCGAAATACTTTTGCGAGGAGCATCTTTCAGTTGTTGAGCTGCTTTTTCTATCCGAATCCGCAGGCAAAAATCGGCAGGTGTTTCGCCGGTCAGCGCACAGAATATGCGATGAAAATGAAAAGGAGAGAAATGGGCGATTTGTGCTAACCTGTCAAGATTAACCTGTTCGTAATAATGGTTGTCGATGTATTCCATCACCCGATTGATACGTGAAATGTATTCCGTTCTGCTTTGTTGTTGAATATTCATTTGTTCGGTTTTGCGTATGCAAACATAGTCAATTGTATGAAAACGGAATTGATTTTTCTTGCGAAATATAGCTGTATTCAATCTGTTTGTTTTCGTTTTTTGATGTTTATTGTTTTGTTGAGAATATTTAAAA contains:
- a CDS encoding YceI family protein, which encodes MKRHIGIIGFILFLSQPLLAQSLVSVDLQKSSSVTITGSTNIVSFKLLFPGDMLPKKNFLITATQNQNRILLSQTQMSIAVKDFTSNNKMALRDFLKLIKHKSYPYIQVQLNYIDLNQNAEKSKLTKGNAYANITITGITKQYCFPISADSDGENYFLNGRKNISIRDFGLVPPVEMMGLIKVSEWIDLDFHIVCKIGLNKANQAELCTPNQLKDLANYTAR
- a CDS encoding VIT1/CCC1 transporter family protein, whose protein sequence is MESKWQKMAISAQRAEITEYHIYTQLADRATDKNNAEVLRRIGNEEKKHSEYWRSKTGVDIQPDGWKIFKTVTMARFLGLSFVLKLMEKKEGTGSKTYDDLAVDFPETKQISEDEKRHEKELLNMLDEEGLKYVGSIVLGLNDALVELTGALAGFTLALSDTRVISLVGLVTGISAALSMASSDYLSSKAEGDEKAKKSAVYTGVAYFFTVILLILPFLLLTSPFIALIITLATAVLIIFCFNYYISVAKDLNFKARFFEMTFISLGVATFSFLVGYGLKLMLGVNI
- a CDS encoding AraC family transcriptional regulator — its product is MNIQQQSRTEYISRINRVMEYIDNHYYEQVNLDRLAQIAHFSPFHFHRIFCALTGETPADFCLRIRIEKAAQQLKDAPRKSISDIVFDCGFSSMALFARTFRKHFGMSATAYRKIEQPIIVKDGIYYSKNGQPLSKKNQIYVPLNNELCSVNLKQMVIMETNVIVKELPDMQAIYCRHTGAFNEIHLAYTKLMQFAGPRGLIGKDSHTATVYHDDPSVTEIGKVRQSACLVVDKEVAVEGEIAKLTIKGGRYAVGHFEIDVTEFENAWNTMCVWMTESGYEPGEGNPYEYYYADPENHPEHKFVLDICIPVKSM
- a CDS encoding GyrI-like domain-containing protein, which produces MKHDWKKSEKQFYAPKGEPEKISIPAMNFFSIRGEGNPNSPEFGEYISVLYALSYGVKMSPRQGLAPDGYFEYSIYPLEGVWDLKEEARAKSMEILDKDALVFNLMIRQPEFVTPEFAAEVIERVAKKKPHPLFSNVNFETITEGNCVQMLHTGSFDDEPASFARMEAYAEANGLNRKSKIHREIYLKDARKTAPEKLKTILRFTVVDH
- a CDS encoding YceI family protein; the protein is MLKTKLTKFHMLLMVSGILAGFTGAAKAQTLKINPQSSTMTISGTTNVHNFQSKVTQMSGELVISGKKVQSLKVDIPVKSIKSNEKLMDSKTYEAFNAEKNPTITFQLTDAVIQKATAEDIDVAVTGNLTMAGVTKKITFNTTGKALKPGTFQFTGSVGIKMTDYKMKPPTAMLGIMKVGDAITLKFSIVMVGDPEVNALLTK
- a CDS encoding UDP-N-acetylmuramate--L-alanine ligase, translated to MNINQFNNIFFIGVAGTGMSAIAQYLRGVGKNVSGSDRYFLPDTYNETREKLEAEGILCFLQDGSGITAQTDLVVASTAIEDTVFEVQKAKELNIPILRRSEVLALIAESKKTIAVGGTSGKSTTSAMIFDIMQYAGLEPSIISGAGLTSIIREGKIGNAKVGKGEWLVIEADESDGSIVQYHPEIGLLLNIDKDHQEIDELMEIFGTFRDNTKEIFITNRSNKLAAKLSVAAANDFATAASEGAGYTGTDFVQNGLHIQFSINGTTIKMNTVGAHNMENALAALAVVHRLGVSFDTAAEALTQYEGIYRRHQIIGEKHGVLLIDDYAHNPAKCAASIAACQPVAPKLIAWFQPHGYKPTRFLRDDFVHDIAAVLRPQDEIWMSEIFYAGGSAVKDISANDLIEDLKKLGKNAFFVENRNNLTEAIKPHLEAQTVLLLMGARDPSLEVFAKEVFDKL
- a CDS encoding RrF2 family transcriptional regulator — translated: MRINTKIRYGLRTMIEIASSTDANGMLQKDIAKNQNISLKYLDPIISSLKLKGLIVNSKGRGSGYRLTREPKDITMLDIYTAFEQIIVIECINNLGYCDRSMHDCKGRNYWNEFKNEFAEMLRSKNLEQIIEETHYECNGVIAEVVN